The genomic stretch CATTGAGGATGGATTTGACCCGTTCCTCGAACTGACCGCGATACTTTGTTCCTGCTACCATGCTTCCCATATCGAGAGAGATTATGCGCTTGCCGATAAGATTCTGAGGAACATTTCCCTCGTGGATCTTCTGGGCAAGACCCTCTACAATGGCGGTTTTCCCGACTCCAGGCTCTCCGATCAAAACCGGATTATTTTTTTTACGACGGGAGAGTATCTGACTCATTCGTTCTATTTCCAGATCCCGTCCGATGATCGGGTCGAGTTTACCCTGACGTGCCAGTTCAGTCAAATCTCTGCCGTAGTGTTCGATAAAAGGCATTCCGCCTTTTTCCCGATCGCCTTTCTGTGCTTTTTTGCTGCCGGATATGATGCTTAATACCTCTTCTTTCACACTTTTGTAATCGGTTCCGAAAACATTGAGAATTTGTGCGGCGATGCCGTTCTTGTTCTTGGTGAGAGCCATCAGGAGATGTTCGGTTCCAATATAATTATTATTCATTTCACGGGCTTCCTGGGCGGCAATCTCCAAAACCTGTTTGGCCATGGGAGTAAAAGGCACTTCGGAAAGCATCATCCCGCCTGAAGAAGTCTGAACCGCATCCTCGATGGATTTTCTCAGTGCATCGAGCTGAATTCCCATGTTGGCCAGAACTGCCACCGCAACACCCTGCCCTTCCTTCACCAGACCGAGGAGGAGATGTTCGGTGCCGATATAATCGTGCCCGAGCCTTACAGATTCTTCCCGCGCATATTGAAGAACCTTTTTCACTCTATCCGTAAACATGTTGTTCATTTTTCGTTTTCCACCTCCGGGAACTGGTACAGAAAAGATTTGAATCTGTCAACACTATATAATGTAATGCAATTACATTCTCACGTCAATAAAACGTTCACGAACCAATTCGGCCCTCAGCATGTCCCGCTCCATCGTCTCTATCAGATGACCCTGACGAGCCTGCAGATGAGCGGGTTGGGTCAAGACCATCATTTCGTTGAGAGATTCAAGGTTGGGTTTGTCTAAAACCCGCAGGAAATGACCCAAACGAACCGCCGAACTGAGGTTCATGAATTCATTGGTCGAAAGCATCCTCGCTGATTTTAATATGCCAATACTGCGCCAGATTTTGTCTTCGATCTGGCTTTTTGCCTCTTTTATGAGGGTTTCCGCGGATTTTTTTTCGTACTCAATTATCTTCATAACTGCGGATATGAGTTCATCGATAATTGCCCGCTCAGTCCTGCCGAGTGATGATTTGTTGGATATCTGGAAAAGATTTCCTATCACATCGGAACCCTCTCCATAATAGCCTCGTACCGCCAGCCCGATCTGTCCGGCGCTGTGTATCACATGCTGAATCTCTTGGGTCAATACGAGCGCCGGAAGATGTATGAGTATGGAAACCCTCAGCCCGGTGCCGATATTGGTCGGACATGCAGTAAGATATCCGTATTCACGGGAAAATGAAAAAGGTATGGCCTGCGCCAGACGGTCGTCGATGCTGTCCACATCTTCCCATGCCCCCATCGGGTTGAATCCCGAACGAAAAGACTGCATGCGAAGATGATCCTCTTCATTGATCAGGATTGAACACCGCTCGCCTTCCAGAACAAGAACACCACGGTTGGCGTTCTGAGAGGCCAGTGTGGGGCTGATCAGATGGCGCTCGATGAAAATGTTCTTGTGCAGGTCATCCAGATCCTCGTTGCGAAAAAAATCAAGAGAATCAAATCCGGCTATTTTTGCCGCCTCCAGTACAGTGCTCACTATTTCGCTGAGCTTGTCATTTCCGGCGCAGTGAACATAGGGAAACCCTGCAACATTCCGCGCCAGCCTGGCGCGGGATGAAATCACAATTTCGGTTTCCGGCCCATCCGGATTCAACCATCCCGGTACCGTAAGGAGTATATTTTCAAATTTCATTTTTCGAAACTTTTTCCTCAAGATTTGCTATCTTGTCACGGAGTTCGGCGGCACGTTCGAATTCTTCCGATTTGATGCATCGCTGCAATCGCATTCGAAGCGCCCGGAGATGATTTTTCAATTCCATATCATTCGAAATGCTCAAAGGGGTTTTACCTTTATGAACGGTTGAGCCGTGAATTTGTTTCAATAAATCTACAAAATGTTTTCCAAAAGCGCTGTGACACCGGTCACAGCCGAAGAAACTATTCTTCTTGAATTCAGCATAGGTGAGACCGCACTGCCCGCAGGAAATGTTCGCAGGATATGTTTCCTCCTCTTTGTCGAAGTCGGGTGGTTTGGATTCAAATAACTGTTCCGACTGAGGTATTCCGGCGGACGATATTTTTACTGTGAGACCTCTTATCTTTGCACATTCGTTACATATGTTCAAAGTAATTTTTTCATTGTTTACTATCTTTGTGAAAATAATATTAGCATTATTTTCCTTGCAAATCTGGCATTTCATATACTGTCACTTCCCATAAAAGATGCCGTTTTAATGCATGAGACAGACACCAGAATTAAACGCTTTTAAATAATAATCGTTCATTCGTATTTTTCAAATCAATTTCTTTTGTTTTGCCGTCCGAAAGAAGCGCCACTTTGTCTGCCTTTTCAGCAAGCAATAAATCATGGGTCACAAGGACAAAAGTGGATTTGTGCTCCCTGGCCAGATTCCAGATAAGTTCATGTAAAATATCTGAGTTGTGACGGTCAAGGTTGCCGGAAGGTTCATCTGCAAAAATCATAGCCGGTTCATTCATGAGCGCTCGCGCCACCGCCACTCGCTGCAGTTCGCCCCCCGAGAGCTCGCCCGGACGATGCTCCAGCCGCTCGGAAAGTCCTACACTTTCAAGCAGAAATTTTGCTCTATCCCGAGCTTTTGCCCCATTCTTCCCTCGTATCACCGCCGGCATCATGACATTTTCCACCGCATTGAACTCCGGCAGAAGGTGATGAAACTGGAAGATAAAACCAACCCGGTTGTTCCGATAAGAAGCCAGTTCCTCTTCCGATTTTCCAATGAGGCTTTCACCATCCAGAATCAGGTCCCCGGAGGTGGGACGGTCCAGCATTCCAAGAATGTGAAGCAATGTAGATTTGCCAGCCCCGGACGCACCCACGATCGCCAGTATCTGACCTTCAATCAGATCCAGCTCCACTCCTTTCAATACTTCGAGGACGGACCCTCCCATGTAATAATTTTTCGTTATACCCCGTGCAGTCAATATGATTCGAGCCAACTTTTTTCCTTCTCTCGCGTTCCTGCGCCTATTCCGATCTGATCGCATCCACCGGAGCAAGCTGCGCCGCCTTTTTCGCCGGGTAATAGCTTGAGAACCAGCACAGGAACAGCGCAACCGCTGTAATAGACAAAATATCGGTAAGCTGCATGTCCATCGGAACAGCGCTGATAAAATATACATCGGAAGGGAGGCTGATCAACTGGTACTTGTCCTGAAGAAAACTGAACATGATTCCCACCATCCCCCCGATGGCGGTTCCCACAACCCCCACGAATGCGCCCTGATAGACAAATATCCGCATTATGCTCCGGTTTGAGGCGCCCATCGATTTCAAAATTCCGATCTCACGGGTTTTGTCCATGACCATCATGATCTGCGAACTCACAATATTGAACGCCGCTACAATGATGATGAGGCTGAGAACGATAAAGGCAGCCCATTTCTCAAGTTTCATCCATTTAAACAGCACCCTGTTTCGTTCTATCCAACTGATGCTGGTAAAAGGGTAACCGCCCAGTGATTTCTCAATGTATCCACCTTCTCCCGTGTACTTTTCCGCTTTGAACATATCGTTCAGCTTCAGGGAAATGCCCGAAATTTTCCCATCGAGATTCAAAATCTTCTGTGCGCGGTGTATATCGATAAGCACCACACTGTTATCGTATTCATAGTATCCGCTGTTGAAAAGACCCCGAATTCGAAATACATTGATTGCGGGAAGGGTGTTATCACGGAGAAGACTTTCCATGTCTACTTCTCCATAGAGGTAAATATAATCTCCGATGGAGACATTTCCTAACGCTGACGCCACATATTGCCCCAGAACCACTCCCGGAATGTTTTTGTCATCGGGAGAAAAATCGAAATCTCCGATGGTAACATATTTCCGGATGTCGGAAACCGTATCAACCGTTTCCCTGTCCACACCCCTTACCATCACTGCAACCGGTTTCCCCTTCTCCTTCGGAGTGGCCACCGTTTCATAGGAGCAGAATGGCGAGACGCCTGCAACGCCCGGCATGCTCTTCAGTTTCCTGAGAACCTGGCCTGAATCTGGAATTCCTCTTTCCAATGGACGGCTCACCCATACATGTCCGTCCATTCCGACCAGCCGGGTACGTAATTCCTTGGTAAATCCATTCATAAGTGAAAGCACGATTATCAGCGCTCCCACCCCAACCGCCACCCCGATGATGGATATTATCGATATGATGGAGATAAATCCGGTTTTTTTCCTGGTTAACAGATACCGCCAGGCTACAAAGAATTCAAACGTTTCCATATCCACACCCCTTACCACCACTTTCAGGCACTTTGACATGTTCTCCATGCTTTTTTATAAATAAACCGTATACACCGATAATATACAAAATATATATTGTACTTGAGGAAAAAATTTGCATTGCTTTGCATTATCAAATTGATACCGCCGGATACCACCATACTGTAATTTACCGGGAACTATTCTGTTTCATAGAGGTATAATAACATTGTATCATCAAAGAGAGGAGCATGCCATGTTGAAGTCACGTACGATTTTCTGGTTCTCTGCACTGTCCATTTTCTGGACTCTGGGCGCCTGCTGGGCGCAAATCGATGGTTCCCATAAAAAGCCCACTGTGGTTATCGATCCTTCCAATAAACAGAATATCCGGGGAAACATCTCTATTGCATTCGCCTGGGGCGACCACTTTTCACCCCCGCAGCAGTACCTCCGAGGGATAATCAATCTGAAAGATGCCATGCTGAAATGGACGAAGATAGATACCGCAATGGAAAACCATCTCCTTTTGGGATCGCCGCAACTTCTTGACATGGCGTTCGTATATGTTACCACAGACAACTCATTCGACCTCAGCGGCACAGAAAAAGCCAATGTAAAAAAATACCTCGAGAACGGCGGATTCATGATGATCGAAAATCCCCAGCCCAGAACCGAGGCTGGGCCAGCCGCAGCCGCGCTGAAACAGATGATCCGTGACGCCCTGGGTTCTTCACGTGCGCGTTTCCAGCCGATTCCCATATCGAATCCCATTTATCATTCTTTTTTCGATTTCGATGACGGACCTCCGAACGGTTCAGAAATCGGCCTCTCGGTGAGCGGCACCTCTGTAACATCGCAAAGAATGCAGAGTATCACGAAACCGGTGCTTTACCTTGAAGGCGTATGGATAAATGATAGGCTGGCGGTGGTTTTTTCAAACAAAGGCTATATCGTAAAATGGACCGACATGCAGAGCAATGATCCGCAGTTGAAAATGGGAGTGAATCTTATCGTATTCGCCCTAACCCAGGAGGGTGG from Candidatus Latescibacter sp. encodes the following:
- a CDS encoding protein arginine kinase, translated to MKFENILLTVPGWLNPDGPETEIVISSRARLARNVAGFPYVHCAGNDKLSEIVSTVLEAAKIAGFDSLDFFRNEDLDDLHKNIFIERHLISPTLASQNANRGVLVLEGERCSILINEEDHLRMQSFRSGFNPMGAWEDVDSIDDRLAQAIPFSFSREYGYLTACPTNIGTGLRVSILIHLPALVLTQEIQHVIHSAGQIGLAVRGYYGEGSDVIGNLFQISNKSSLGRTERAIIDELISAVMKIIEYEKKSAETLIKEAKSQIEDKIWRSIGILKSARMLSTNEFMNLSSAVRLGHFLRVLDKPNLESLNEMMVLTQPAHLQARQGHLIETMERDMLRAELVRERFIDVRM
- a CDS encoding UvrB/UvrC motif-containing protein, translating into MNICNECAKIRGLTVKISSAGIPQSEQLFESKPPDFDKEEETYPANISCGQCGLTYAEFKKNSFFGCDRCHSAFGKHFVDLLKQIHGSTVHKGKTPLSISNDMELKNHLRALRMRLQRCIKSEEFERAAELRDKIANLEEKVSKNEI
- a CDS encoding ABC transporter ATP-binding protein → MARIILTARGITKNYYMGGSVLEVLKGVELDLIEGQILAIVGASGAGKSTLLHILGMLDRPTSGDLILDGESLIGKSEEELASYRNNRVGFIFQFHHLLPEFNAVENVMMPAVIRGKNGAKARDRAKFLLESVGLSERLEHRPGELSGGELQRVAVARALMNEPAMIFADEPSGNLDRHNSDILHELIWNLAREHKSTFVLVTHDLLLAEKADKVALLSDGKTKEIDLKNTNERLLFKSV
- a CDS encoding ABC transporter permease produces the protein MSKCLKVVVRGVDMETFEFFVAWRYLLTRKKTGFISIISIISIIGVAVGVGALIIVLSLMNGFTKELRTRLVGMDGHVWVSRPLERGIPDSGQVLRKLKSMPGVAGVSPFCSYETVATPKEKGKPVAVMVRGVDRETVDTVSDIRKYVTIGDFDFSPDDKNIPGVVLGQYVASALGNVSIGDYIYLYGEVDMESLLRDNTLPAINVFRIRGLFNSGYYEYDNSVVLIDIHRAQKILNLDGKISGISLKLNDMFKAEKYTGEGGYIEKSLGGYPFTSISWIERNRVLFKWMKLEKWAAFIVLSLIIIVAAFNIVSSQIMMVMDKTREIGILKSMGASNRSIMRIFVYQGAFVGVVGTAIGGMVGIMFSFLQDKYQLISLPSDVYFISAVPMDMQLTDILSITAVALFLCWFSSYYPAKKAAQLAPVDAIRSE
- a CDS encoding DUF4159 domain-containing protein yields the protein MLKSRTIFWFSALSIFWTLGACWAQIDGSHKKPTVVIDPSNKQNIRGNISIAFAWGDHFSPPQQYLRGIINLKDAMLKWTKIDTAMENHLLLGSPQLLDMAFVYVTTDNSFDLSGTEKANVKKYLENGGFMMIENPQPRTEAGPAAAALKQMIRDALGSSRARFQPIPISNPIYHSFFDFDDGPPNGSEIGLSVSGTSVTSQRMQSITKPVLYLEGVWINDRLAVVFSNKGYIVKWTDMQSNDPQLKMGVNLIVFALTQEGGIATKK